One genomic segment of Pedobacter endophyticus includes these proteins:
- a CDS encoding pentapeptide repeat-containing protein has translation MPSFNNSKLTHSKFTHSIFTHSIFTHSKLTN, from the coding sequence ATGCCTTCATTCAATAATTCAAAACTCACTCATTCAAAATTTACTCATTCAATATTCACTCATTCAATATTCACTCATTCAAAACTCACTAATTAA